From the genome of Candidatus Nitrosocosmicus oleophilus, one region includes:
- a CDS encoding YsnF/AvaK domain-containing protein, with amino-acid sequence MSSTINWNDAIKKEARGSNDEDFGEVQDFSNGYVFVQKGIINKEKFFIPQEKVESFDGDIVRFSISAEEAASKYQGEVFLEPSQSMEEQTSHSEVKDEVTVPLTEERLDVNKRVEESHTTITKEPVTETKTIEVPVTHEEVSIERRQPTGDTSTTQEPITSREDIEIPLKSEEVEVSKTPYVKEEVVIKKKPVTETRQVTEEITSEQVNTASM; translated from the coding sequence ATGAGTTCAACTATTAATTGGAATGACGCAATAAAAAAAGAAGCCAGAGGTTCGAATGATGAGGATTTTGGTGAGGTTCAAGATTTTTCAAATGGTTATGTTTTTGTACAAAAAGGTATTATCAATAAAGAAAAATTCTTCATACCTCAAGAAAAGGTTGAAAGTTTTGATGGCGATATAGTTCGTTTTAGTATTTCTGCAGAAGAAGCAGCAAGCAAATATCAGGGTGAAGTCTTTCTAGAACCATCTCAGAGTATGGAAGAGCAAACGTCACATTCAGAAGTAAAAGATGAAGTGACAGTACCACTCACTGAAGAAAGATTAGACGTAAACAAAAGAGTTGAGGAAAGCCATACTACTATTACAAAGGAACCAGTTACAGAAACAAAAACTATCGAAGTGCCAGTAACACATGAAGAAGTGTCAATCGAACGAAGGCAACCAACCGGAGACACATCGACCACACAAGAACCAATTACTTCAAGAGAAGATATCGAAATACCCTTAAAGAGTGAAGAAGTAGAAGTTTCAAAGACTCCTTATGTAAAAGAGGAAGTGGTGATAAAGAAAAAACCAGTAACAGAAACCAGACAAGTTACAGAAGAGATCACATCTGAGCAAGTTAATACAGCAAGTATGTAG
- a CDS encoding M23 family metallopeptidase: MRTKNIYALPIPRELLQRIDRSSPAHVGKLRNAVDFIAPIGTPVLAAADGVVSHLKDDSNVGGPDASYWFYTNFITIKHSNGEYSRYDHLDYKSSKVKLNQVVHVGEEISKVGMTGYTYIPHLHFQVFIFTGYNIWTDFETIEIKNFRNIM, translated from the coding sequence ATGAGAACAAAAAACATATACGCATTACCCATCCCAAGAGAATTGTTACAAAGGATAGATAGATCTTCTCCTGCTCATGTTGGTAAGCTTCGAAATGCAGTGGATTTTATCGCTCCTATAGGTACACCCGTTCTTGCGGCAGCAGACGGTGTAGTTAGTCACCTCAAGGATGACTCTAACGTTGGAGGACCTGATGCATCATATTGGTTTTACACTAATTTTATTACTATCAAACATTCAAATGGAGAATATTCCAGATATGACCACCTTGATTACAAAAGCTCCAAGGTCAAATTAAATCAAGTGGTTCATGTCGGTGAAGAGATATCCAAAGTTGGAATGACGGGGTATACCTATATTCCACATCTACACTTTCAAGTATTTATTTTTACAGGCTATAATATTTGGACAGATTTTGAAACAATAGAGATTAAAAATTTTAGAAATATTATGTAA
- a CDS encoding sensor histidine kinase: MSRISSKSKSPFDIFGDFRKLELISSEHKLLITSFPGFNRINKDEIKPRYILEVTKENIDYCKNLMKVLDLRHLDNLQGNFLLYKNKYWFLYSANNSHPKGNKEKIERNKNMDLLLGNNSTPEFVDQQQKFFDTIWDNSIPASVKVKELENSEKGLSNFDNILNSNFRDEVFDPRSNSNIDDLKNTVRIIRHKQQSEHLLLSSVYNASSEVLLTTSSVKYLEHLCKIGLVASLRHAIGQKARIILLYSDYKNKEIFDKDILNLISDIKDHVKLEHITGTVGNVLIVDSSKILLLNGEGKEEDDKDEVEASAELKNSDICGVYSNNKSIVNNYGALFDTLLNEKEVLGYVAKVKDQLEISNKELIESNKKLKINSELQLEFINLAAHELRTPTQAIVGYIDMIENYPDDSSDNQNYLKSIMRNANRLVRLVDDLLDVARIESRTMILAKEITNLEHLVNTIVQDFRVDLESKKRIEDNKNDNNNRDDDEVEHRKKKNLEIISTLDLDQVNNKTGFDVMIDRSKISQALSNIIGNSLNSIYRNKKNSDIDSNYVSIIISKSMNHENKKRDDDRIPKENKKMKY, translated from the coding sequence GTGTCAAGAATATCATCCAAATCAAAATCCCCTTTTGATATATTTGGAGATTTTAGGAAACTGGAATTGATATCCTCTGAGCACAAATTATTAATAACTTCTTTTCCTGGTTTTAATAGAATAAATAAAGATGAAATAAAACCCAGATACATTCTTGAAGTAACTAAAGAAAACATTGACTATTGCAAGAATTTAATGAAGGTACTTGATCTTCGTCATTTAGACAACCTTCAAGGGAACTTTCTACTCTATAAAAACAAGTATTGGTTTCTTTATAGCGCCAATAATTCCCACCCAAAGGGTAATAAAGAGAAAATAGAAAGGAACAAAAATATGGATCTCTTACTTGGTAACAATTCCACTCCGGAATTTGTAGACCAACAACAAAAATTCTTTGATACAATTTGGGATAATTCCATCCCTGCATCTGTTAAAGTTAAAGAATTAGAAAATTCCGAAAAAGGATTATCCAATTTTGATAATATCCTCAACAGCAATTTTCGCGATGAGGTTTTTGACCCACGAAGTAACAGTAATATTGATGATTTGAAGAATACAGTGAGGATAATTAGACATAAACAGCAAAGTGAACATTTATTATTGTCTAGTGTTTATAATGCAAGTTCTGAGGTTCTTTTAACTACTAGTTCGGTTAAATATTTAGAACATCTCTGCAAAATAGGCCTAGTAGCAAGTTTAAGACATGCCATAGGTCAAAAAGCAAGAATAATCCTTCTTTATTCTGATTATAAAAACAAGGAAATATTTGATAAAGATATCTTGAATTTAATCTCTGATATTAAAGATCATGTTAAACTTGAACATATCACAGGTACCGTGGGTAACGTATTGATTGTTGATAGTTCTAAAATACTATTGTTAAATGGTGAAGGAAAAGAAGAAGATGATAAAGATGAGGTAGAAGCATCAGCTGAACTCAAGAACAGCGATATTTGCGGAGTCTATAGCAATAATAAATCAATTGTAAACAACTATGGGGCATTATTCGATACTCTTTTGAATGAAAAGGAAGTCCTTGGATATGTAGCTAAGGTAAAGGACCAACTTGAAATTTCCAATAAGGAGTTGATAGAGTCTAATAAAAAATTAAAGATAAACTCAGAGTTACAGTTAGAGTTTATCAATTTGGCTGCTCATGAGCTTAGAACACCCACTCAAGCTATCGTAGGATATATTGATATGATTGAAAATTATCCTGATGACAGCAGTGATAATCAGAATTATCTAAAGTCTATTATGAGAAATGCAAACAGGTTGGTAAGATTAGTAGATGATTTGTTAGATGTTGCACGAATAGAATCACGCACGATGATCTTAGCTAAGGAGATAACAAATCTGGAACATTTAGTTAATACAATTGTTCAAGATTTTAGAGTTGATTTAGAAAGTAAAAAGCGGATAGAAGATAATAAGAACGATAATAACAATCGTGATGATGATGAAGTTGAGCATCGTAAGAAGAAGAACTTAGAAATTATTTCGACTTTAGATTTAGATCAAGTAAACAACAAGACAGGATTTGATGTAATGATAGACCGAAGTAAAATAAGTCAAGCCCTATCAAACATTATTGGTAATTCCTTAAACTCTATCTACAGAAATAAGAAAAATAGTGATATTGACAGTAATTATGTTAGTATAATTATATCAAAGAGTATGAACCACGAGAACAAGAAAAGAGACGATGACCGTATTCCTAAAGAAAACAAAAAAATGAAATATTAG
- a CDS encoding SRPBCC family protein — translation MTTITTNVDIQAPVEQVFEFYTNPDNIKDSLPRDIVKESENLSGQKTEEGSEMKVKGEYMGKKDEMILEVAQKEQNKRLVTRQTEGPFQSWESIQDFQSNGGNTTTVNHTINYELPTTGKIANFLTGSQAENKIRQGIQQAAQTVKQKLESS, via the coding sequence ATGACGACAATAACAACAAATGTCGACATCCAAGCACCTGTAGAACAGGTTTTTGAGTTTTATACAAATCCTGACAATATTAAGGATTCATTGCCACGTGATATAGTTAAAGAATCAGAAAATCTTTCAGGGCAAAAAACTGAAGAAGGTTCTGAAATGAAAGTAAAAGGAGAATATATGGGCAAAAAAGATGAAATGATCCTCGAAGTTGCTCAAAAAGAACAAAATAAAAGACTTGTCACTAGACAAACAGAAGGTCCGTTTCAAAGCTGGGAAAGTATACAAGATTTTCAAAGTAATGGTGGTAACACTACGACAGTAAATCATACTATAAACTACGAATTACCAACAACAGGAAAGATTGCTAACTTCCTGACTGGAAGTCAAGCAGAAAATAAAATTAGACAAGGAATACAGCAAGCAGCACAAACAGTAAAACAAAAGCTAGAATCAAGTTAG
- a CDS encoding sensor histidine kinase produces MTIKDTGKGIDSEILPRLFTKFATNRYSGTGLGLYITKAIIEAHGGRIWAENNQNERGATFRFTLPLVRTGN; encoded by the coding sequence GTGACCATTAAAGATACTGGTAAAGGCATAGATTCTGAAATTCTTCCAAGACTGTTTACAAAATTTGCCACTAACAGATATTCAGGAACAGGGCTGGGATTGTATATTACTAAAGCTATTATCGAAGCTCATGGAGGGAGAATCTGGGCAGAAAACAATCAGAATGAAAGGGGTGCTACTTTTAGATTTACACTACCACTAGTACGAACAGGAAATTGA